A segment of the uncultured Desulfobulbus sp. genome:
ATGGTCTATCCGCATCGGTGCCGATCTCCTCCAGCCCTGGTCCAATGCCCCGGTGATCAAGGGTGTGCTGTCCCAACCATGGGGTAATGCCGGAGTTGTCCGGGCGCAGCTGGTGCAGCGCTGGCGGGAGATGGTCACCTTGCGGGCACGGCTGGACCAGCCCTGGGCGATCATGGCATCCCTGCTGGTTGCCCTGGAGCAACCATGGGCCATCACCTCCGGTCCGGTGCAAGCCTTGCTCGATCAAGGGTGGGGCCTGAAAGATATCGAGCCGGTCCTGGCTGTGCTCCATCAGCCCTGGGCGATTGCCGCCGACGGCACGGTGCTGCGCTACACGGTCACGGTTTTTGCCAACGGTCAACCAGTACGGGTGAGCCATGTCAACATCGAGGGTGGCCTGGATGAGTCCGGCGACGTGCTCTCCTGTGAAATCCATGTGCAAACCGAGGCCGAGTATCTGCTCTGCCCGTTCGGGACGGGGCTGCAGGTGAAGATTACCAGCCAAGAAGGCACGGATGTATTTGTGTTCGTGGTCACCGATCCCCACATTGACGACCAGCACGGATCAACCAGCTATGTGATCGAGGCCATGAGCCCGGCGGTCCTGCTGGGGGCTCCCTATGCGGACGTCATTGATGGCGAGTTCTCCGGCCTGGCCTCGGAGATTGCAGCTTCGCTGGCCGGCAGCCTGTCGATCTCCTGGGAAACGGTTGACTGGAGAATTCCGGCGGCAAGCTGGATCGCATCGGGTGAAACGCCCCTGGCCCTATTGAAGACGCTGGCTGCCGCAGTCGGTGCCGTGGTCCAGTCGGATCCGGATGGGGCGATCGCTATTCGTCCGCGATATCCGGTTTCTCTACCCAAATGGGAAACAATAATTGCAGATCTCTCTCTTACCGAAACCCTGGATTGTTTCACCAACGGATCCACACCCGACCATCGATACGGCTACAACCGTTTTTTGGTTTCCAACCAGAGTTCCAGTGCGGACTCACTCACCTTGGAGCAGATCGACATCACCAGCACCGTGAAAGAGGTTCGTGGCTACCAGGTTCCCTGGGATGGCCTTTTTGAACTGACCCATACCGGCGGACCGTGGGTGGTGATTGAATCTCTTGGCATCGAGGAACGGGAAGAGACCGAGACGGTGGAGTTCGTGGCCGGCGCAGGAACCACCCAATATCCGGTTTACGGTCTGGTTACGGTCGACTGGCAGCAGAATAATCTGGGAACCATCACCACCGCCGAGGATGGATCGTTGACCTCGGCAATCACTGGCCAGTCGCTTTGTGCAATCACCTATCTCACCCGCTGCCGACTGTGGCGGGTCACGGATCCACAAGAAGAACAACTGCAACTGGTGATTGAGGTATGAGTGTAGGCGCAACGATAGTCAGTCAATTCGGCGAAGGTGCGGATAGCTCCGCCTTTGTCGCCATCGAGCTCGATGAAACCTTGAACCTGGACGCGGACGGAAACGCCAAGACGTCATTTGCCCCGGGCGATGAAGTTTGGTTCTGGATCCAGCATGCCGAAACCTTGGTGATCGATCGTATCGAGGCAACCTCCGGCATGGTGGCCAACTGCGGAACAGTTCGCCGATCGCGTACCCAGGAGCTGACCTTTACCGGCACGGATAGCGTCGAGCTCTCCCATATACCGGCGAGGAATCCCGACTATGCCTGGTACGGCAATGTCGGTGGAGGTCTTTCGCGCAATGGGCGTTCGGTCTCGGTTGCCAGCCAAACGCCTTGCACCTGTGACGTGACCATGCCTATCGACGTCCACCTTTATCGCTTCGTCCCGCCAGCCTTGGAGTTGGTCGAAGAGGCAACCTATCGTATAGTGATCGTCGCTTATATGGAGGCGGCATGATCAGTATTCTTGTCGAACGCTTACCGGCTGATCGAACCGGGGATGATATCGTCGATCCTCTGCTGACCTCGGAAACTGCAGCCCTGGAACGTGGCCGCAACGAGATCGATGGTCAGTGCAGCGACCGCACGTTGGTGACCGTCACCGGGCCTCACCGGCGTTGGATTCAGCCTGGCCGGCTGGTTCGGTATCATGGCATCAGGTCCTCTTGGATAGGTCTGGTGACCCGCTGCGCCATTACCATCACGCGCAATGGGGAGAGCTTTACTGCCGACAGATCACTTGAGATGGAGCGCGAAGCATGATCGTCATCAATCCCCAAAAAGTGCATCCGGTTTCCGGGATCGTGATCGCCAAAAAAGATGGCCTTTATCGGATACGGATACGATCGGGCAAGGTAATGACGGCTACGTCATCCGTCAGCTGGAACATCGGCATGGAGGTTACGGTTCTATCCGGGGAAATAATCGGAGCCGCCGGGCGTTCAAAAAGCGCAAAAGTTTTTCGGGTGTGAGGAGGAGTATGCCCCCAACAGGTGAAGAATTAAGCTGGTGGCGTGAAGTCTTGGGTGCGATCGGGGCGGCATTGCTTGCCGTGGGGACCTGGTCCTTTATCGCCGGCAGGAAAACCAGGGAGTTTGAACAACAACTTGAATCCCTCAAGTTGGCGCAGGCACAGATTGTCACTGATCTCAGAAAAGAGATTTTGACGGTCGTTCAGCAATCCATGGCCACCGCCGCCCTGCAGCAGCTCGAACAGGCCGGAGAGATCCGGACAAACATAGCCGTCATCCAGGCTTTGATCGGAGAAATGCAAGAGGATATCAAGGCGATTTTCGAACGCCTTGAACGGAGAAAAACAGAGATTTATCCCCCACCGTTTGGGGAGAGGAGAGAACAGTGATCACAACCCTGCTATCGCTTTTTGGCAGCGCCTTGGGTGGCCTGCTTCGTTACATCCCCGAGGTTTTCAAGCTCATTACCGCTTCAAAGGATCAGGCCCATGAATACCGCATGACCCTGCTGCAGCTCGATATCGACAAGGCCCGGGCAGAGCAGCAGATCGACCTGGTCCACGCCCAGGGCGCTGTAGCCACACAAGCCGCTGAAATACAGGCCTACATGGAGGCGATCAAAGGGCAGGCCCAGCTCTCCGGCGTTCGATGGCTCGATGCCATCAATCAGAGCGTTCGCCCGGTCTGCACCTATTGGTGGCTTCTCCTGTTCACTGTCTATAAAGGATGTGTGATTTGGGGTGCATTGGTCCACTTCACCACCATGGACAACTTCCTTACCGCCCTGTGGACGTCGAATGATGCCGGAATACTGTCGATGATTTTGGGTTTTTGGTTTGTTGATCGCGCGATCAAGAGGCAAAAATGAAGATACCCAGGGTATTGCTGTCGCTCATCCGCAAGTTTGAGGGGCTGCGCCTGCGAGCTTATTATTGCCCGGCGGGTGTATTAACCTGCGGTTATGGTTCGACCGGGCCGGATATTACCAAGTCGACGGTCTGGACCAAGGAAACAGCAGAAGCTCGCATGCGAGACGATGCCGAAAAGTTTGTCGTGGCCACCAGGCGGCTTTGCCCGGGGCTGCTCGCTTGTCCTGGGGCGGACGATCAGAACATTGGCGCCATAGCCGATTTTGCCTACAACCTCGGGGCAACCCGTTTAGCTGGCTCTACTTTGCGACGAAAAATCAATGCAGGTGATTTCGAAGGGGCGAGAATTGAACTGAAGAAATGGGTGCGTGGGGGCGGTAAGATTCTGCCGGGGCTGGTGCTGAGACGTACAGCCGAGGCTACTTTATTGAGGAGTGAAGCGTGAAAACGGGATTTGCCCTTCTTTCGATCATCGTGGTGGCCATAACCATTGCCATGACTACGAATGTTTTTTGGCAGCATTTTTATTGTGAGCAAGCATGGAGCAGATGCGATGCCTTATCCATCGTTCCTTGTGCGCCGGTGAGTGTGATTGAACAACAATGGCGCCTATATGAACAACTGGCGAGAAAAGAAAAGCCGTAGCATAAATGCCACGGCTTTTTATGTGTCAATTAGTGTCAATTTTTGCATTTTGCCCAATTGACTAACTCATTGATATTCTGGTGCTCCAGAGAGGATTCGAACCTCCGACACCAGGATTAGGAATCCTGTGCTCTATCCTACTGAGCTACTGGAGCACTGATTTTTGGAGTGCCTTTAATACACTTTAACATCTTGATAAAGCAAGAGTTTTTGCTTTATCAAGGGTGTTTTGTTCAGTCCACCTTCCGCTTACCATAGCCCAAAAACACGAAAAAAACGAGTCAATATCCTTCAAAAGTTTCACGAGGGTTTCACTGAATGAACGGTAGCCTCGTCCGCAGAATTTGTGGGTAGCTCTTTGAAAATAAGCCCCAGAACCTGAGCCCCTCCGGAGGTGAGAGGGGTGGGCACCTGCCGCCCCGTCACCCTTGCCACTTTCAGGATGAGCAGGGAGGTTCGTCTCTGTCAAGGCTGTGCGCGCAGCGCGCACCCGCAGGGCTTGGCCTTGATAGAGGCGGACCTCCCTGCTATTGCCAATGTCCTTTTGTGGGGGTTTCATAAAATGCATCCTGCCTTACTTTGCCGGGGGAATGTTTCTTCCAAAAACTCCTCAGCTTAGATCAGACAGGATGCACGTTAAAACTATCTTGAACCGTATTGAAAAACAACCGGGTTTTATCTATGACACTTGCAAATGGCGTGATTCCGGACCGCCGGCATTGGTGATAACGTTGCGGCCCCAGGCCGGCCGCAAACCCATCTGTTCCAAGTGCGGCCAGAGGGGGCCGGGGTACGACACCCTGCGTGTCAGATCTTTTGCCTTTGTGCCCTTGTGGGGCATTCCGGTATTTTTCCTCTATGCTCCACGGCGGCTGCAGTGTCCAACCTGTGGCGTCAAAGTCGAAAAGCTGCCATGGGTTGTAGGAAAGAGCCATCTTACGATCTCTTACGCATGGTTCCTGGCCACATGGTGTAAACGCTTGAGCTGGAAGGAAGTGGCCGAAATCTTTAAAACCAGTTGGGACACGGTCTTCAGGTCGGTGGAAATGGCGGTCAACTGGGGGCTCGCCTATCGTAATATCGATGGGATCACTGCCATTGGCATCGACGAAATCTGCTGGCGCAAACGCAAGGATAAGTTTGTCACCCTGGTGTATCAGCTTGACCAGGGAAAAAGGCGCCTGCTTTGGATCGGCCCCGACAGGACCGCCAAAACTTTCAGAGAGTTTTTCGACTGGCTCGGCACGGCAAGGTCTCGGCAATTGCGGTTTATTTGCAGTGACATGTGGAAACCCTATCTGGCCGTCATTGCCGAAAAAGCAGCGGGCGCCGTCAATATCCTCGACCGGTTTCATATCATGAGTCACATGAGCAAGGCTATCGACGAGGTCAGAGCCGATGAGGCCAAGGAGCTCAAGAAGAAGGGGAAAGAACCCCTCCTTGCAAAGAGCCGTTGGTGCCTCTTAAAACGACCTGAAAATCTGACCGAAAAACAGGTGGACAGGCTCAAGGATCTGCTCGCATGCAACCTCAGAACTATCCGCGCCTACTTGCTCAAGGAAGATTTTCAGCGATTCTGGGGCTACAGTTCACCGGCTTGGGCTGGAAAGTTTCTTGATGCCTGGTGCACAAGAACCATGCGATCCAAAATCAAACCGATGAAGAAGGTTGCCAAAATGTTGAGAGCTCACCGCCCCCTCCTGCTCAACTGGTTTCGTGCAAAAAATACGATTGCCCTGGGTTGTGTGGAGGGCTTTAACAACAAGGCAAAGGTGGTTACCAAGCGATCCTATGGATTTCGCACGTACGATGGGCTGAAAATAGCTTTATATCATGGGCTTGGTGACCTGCCGATACCCCAGGGTGCCCACAGATTCTGCTGAGGAACCGAACGGTAATGGACCATGTCTATTTTCGTCTCCATCTCACTGCCGCAAGGCAAGCAACGCCGGTTCCGAAAAGTAGAACAGTACGGGGCTCGGGAACAGGGGTATTTTTGACTAACAACCATCCTTTCCAAGGATACCCTTCCTGATAATTTTCATCTAAGCTGATTAACCCTAAGTCGTTTGGAAATAAATTTCGATATTCTTCATTAAAAGTATTGGACATGACAGTTCCTCCCAACATTGAACCGCCAGATGCCTCATAATTGAAAGAAGTATAATAAAGGACACCGTAATTCCATGCACATTCAGTAACTCCAAAAATATTTATGAACCAACTGGCCCCGGTAAAATCTGAAGCATTAAACCCATCATAACCTGTGCCCAACAATGGCATATAACCAGACCCGTCTCCCATGATTGAAGTGAACAGGGCCTCAACCTCTTGCTCAGTTGCCAACCTGTAACCCGAGGATAAATATGTTGAGAGTTGCTCGTAGCGTAACCCTCTCGTCTCGGCAATAGAAAGCCATTCAAGACCAGATAAATCAACCTTGCGCCCGTCTGAAAGATAATAATCACCACAGATCATGGAAGCGTTCGCAAGAGGACAAAGGTACAGGCCCAATACAACAATCAAGGCAAGATGTTTCACGCGTCTCCTCTAATTATGAGCATAGAGTAGGAGTTCCCGATTCAGGCCGATTCACCGTCGGCAAGAAAACTTTTCCCGTTGAAATCGCTTTTATCGTAGCTGTAGTTGACGATGCAGTTGCGGCCGACACTCACCCCAGCCGGGATGCGCGCCTCCTTCCCCACCAGAGAAATACCAGTGTAGAGATGCTTGGGATAGGCCTTGTTGACCTCGGTAAGGTTATCGCCCTGCCCGACCACGGCCCCCTTGCCGACCAGGACCCGCTTATCGAGAATAGCCAGATCCACCTTGGCATCCTCTTCCAGGACGCAATCCTCGAAGATAACGGAGTTGCTAACCACAGCCCCCTTCTTCACCCACACCCCGGGAGAGAGTACGGAGTTGATCACAGTCCCCTCGATGACGCAGCCCGCAGAAACAAGTGCGCTGGAAACCTGGCTGCCGCCGACAAATCGTGCCGGAGCCCGATCCATCGGCCGCCCGCCGTACTCGGGGTTGGGGTGGATCTCCCATTCCTCGGGGGAGATGCCCGAGTTCTCCCGGATGATATCCATGTTGGTTTCCCAGTAGGACTGGATCGTGCCCACATCGCGCCAGTAGCCGTAAAAGGGATAGGCATAGACCCGATCTTCGTTGATCGCCCGCGGGATGATGTCCATGCCGAAATCTGCCTCCTTACGATCGCGCTCCAGAGTACGCAACAGGTAGCTGGTATCGAACACATAGATGCCCATGGAGGCGAGGTTGGTGCGGGGCACCTTGGGCTTTTCCTCCCAGTCGACGATACGGTTCTCGTTGTCGATGATGCCGGCGCCGAACTGGTGGATCTCAGACTTGGGCACCACCATCATGCCGATGGTGATATCGGCCCGTTTGTGCTGATGATAGGAGAGCATGGCGTCAAAATCCATGCGGTAGATATGATCACCGGAGAGCACCACCACCTGTTCCGAGGGGTTGGCGAGGATGAAATCGATGTTCTGGCGAATGGCATCGGCCGTCCCCTTGTACCAGTCGGAGTCCTTTTCGCCGGTCCGCGGCGGCAGGATTTTCACTCCGCGGGTACGACCGGTGAAATCCCAGGCCGAGCCGTCGCCGATATGGGCCATCAGTGAGAGCGGCTTGTACTGGGTGAGTACGCCGACCCGGGTGAGGCCGGAATTCATCACGTTGGAAAGGCTGAAATCGATAATCCGATATATGCCGCCGAATGGAACCGCCGGCTTGGCCCTGCGCCCCACCAGGAGATTCAACCGGCTGCCGATGCCGCCGGCCAGCAGCAGGACCAGGGCGTCACCACTTTCTCTCATCACAGTTCCTCCCCATCTGCGAGACGGTTGCTCGTTGGCCACTGGTCGGTGGCGATACGGGGATTGACCCGACAGCCACAGCCGACCTCAAACCCCTTGGGCAGGGAGTTGTTCCAACCGATCACGCTCACCCGACTGTCGGCCTCGCACTGCGGTCGCCCCACCCGAACCTGTTTGTTGTAGACCGTGTTGACATCACTGACCACCCGATTGAGCTGCACCCCCTCGTGGATGATGTTGTCGAAAAAAACGATCGAATCGTTGACCTCGGCCCCGGCCATGACATGCACCCCGGGAAAGAGGATCGAGTTGCGCACCTTGCCCTCGATGATGCAGCCGTTATAGGCCATGGAATTTTCCAGGCTGCCCTGGCTGCCGATCTTGATCGGCTGGCGGTCGGCGATATTGCGGTGGTGCAGGTTGGTGCGGATGCCCCAGGCCTCGAGATCGATCTTGGGCTCCGGGCCAAGCAGGTCCATGGAGGTCTGCCAGTACTCGTCGATGGTGCGGGTATACCCCCAGTAGCCGCGGAACTTGTAACCGTAAACCCTGCATTTCTCCCGCATCATCATCGGAATGATGTCGCGCCCGAACTCATAGGATTCACCCTTTTGATTGCGCTTGAGCATCTCAAAGAGCACCGACGGACGGAAGCAGAACACGGTCAGCGAGGCCCAGCGGTCTTTGGGCTCGGCGGGTTTTTCCTCGTAGGAGAGAAGCGGGCCGCCATCTTCAAAATCATTGCCAATTTCGGCCACGCCGAAACGCGAGGCCGATTGGGGCTCGACCTGGATAAAGGCGGCGGTGAGATCGGCATCGTGTTCGTTATGGAAACGGATCATCTTGCGGTAATCCATCTGATAGATGTGGTCACCGGAGAGGATCATGATGACTGACGCACCGTAATATTGAATAAAATCGAGATTTTGATACACAGCATCGGCACTGCCGCGGTACCAGTGGGGGTTGTCGTAATCCTTGAACGGTGGCAGGATGGAGATGCCACGGTTGCGGCCGATCATATCCCATGCAGCACCGGTGCCGATATGGTTGATCAGGGAATAGGAACGATACTGGCTGAGAATCGCGATTCGTTCGATACCGGAATGGAGCAAGTTGGAGAGAGGAAAATCGATGACGCGGGCAAGGCCGCCAAAGGGAACAGCGGATTTGGGCCGATAATGCGTCAGCACACCCAATTCATCGACGCGGCCACCCGCCAGGATCATCGCCAAGGTCGAGGGTCTATACATAGAACACCGTGTTGATGGAAGTACGGCTCACTGTTCCGGATACTGGGCCGGAAGACTGGCGCCGACAGGAGAGGTTTGTTGTTTGCCCACCAGGTGCGCAAACCCTGCTGCCGGCATCGCCGCTCTTGGCTCCGGATGGAACCTGCCGGAATTCAGGCGGAGAGAGGAGGCCGTCAGCTCTAACTGGCCATAATATGCCTAACCCCTTAAAAGGTGCAAGCAATATCTCGCACCACGGGGCGGGTCTGCGAGCCGTTTCGGCTTACTTGATGTGTTGGGTGATGAGACGGATCAGCGTCTTGGTGGTAAACTCCTGGCCCTCGCGCAGGGGCAGGTTTTTCAAGGGACATTCGGCGCGGGCCGCCTCTTTGTGGCCGCCAGCAGGTCCAAAACGGCCAAAGGTGGTTTTGGCAAGTTTTCCGGCATTCTTACGGTAACCGTCACAACGGAAGATCACTACCAATTTTTCGCCGTGCACGCCGGAGACGATAACCCAGTCAAAGGATTCAACCCGGTTGAAAAAGTCCGCGATAATCACCAGGATATCGGGTGTCCCGACCTTGCCGATGTGTACATAGGCCCGCCCCTTGCTCGCCTTGACCTCGTTGAGAGCAATCCGGAAATAACGCAGTTCCGAACGCCTGAGTTCGGTCAATTCGAACTTGCGCACCAAGTTGAGGTTGGCGATATTGAACAGGTAACGGAAACAGGTGCCATCCGCGGCCTGCATATTCTGCTTCTGAAAATTCTGGGTGTCGACCTTGACCCCGTAAAAGAGGGCGGTGGCCAGGGCCACGGAGGGCTTGATGCCGGCGGCGCGCAGGTATTCCACCATCATCGAGGAGACGGCACCGTACTCGGGCCGGATATCGATGAAATCCGCATCCCAGCCGGTGGTGACCGGATGGTGATCGATCACCGCGTTGAAGCTGAGCTTTTCGAAACAGGCCAGGTGGTTGGGTTGGGAATCGACGAGAATTTTTTTACTGTACTCTTTGACGGGAAGGGTGTGGAGGCGTTCAATGGGAATCTTGAGGCGATCCACCATCGTCAGGTTATTGAGCCGTCGAATCTCGTTGGGGTAGCCGATGGTCACGCTGTGCACCCGGTAACTGAGCAACCGTTTAAGCGCCAGGGCCGAAGCGATTGCATCCGGGTCGGCATTGATCACAATCAACACGGTATCGCTTCGTTCAAAGATGGCCCAGAACCCGTTGAGGCGAGCTATGGCTGAGTTTTTACTGGGACTGCGTGTTATATTGTTGTCGGCAATTTTCTCGAGTCGTTTCTGCATAGAAAAGGTTCGGAAAAGTGACACGGTGCTCCCTTGAAGCGAACACGGTGTGAGGGGCTAATCCGCCGTTATTGATGAATTTATATGACACGGCACTCCGGGCACCGCCGTAAAGGCAGTGGCGGCAGAGGCTTCAAGGTAAAAGCATCCCATGCATTGCCTGAGGTATCTTCTCTCAACAAACAAAACCAAGCTGACACCTTACACAGACACAAAAGGAAGTGCAAGCTCCGTGTTTCCGGAAGTGCGGTCGAAAGCCACTTTATCGCACCGGGTTCTTCCTTGACGTGAACAGATGCAGCGGGTACTACACTGCAGTGTACTGCATTTTTCTCCCGGCCGCTCGCTACCGGGCCCATACAGGTTGACCAACACTTCCCATGCTACTGCTCTATCGCTACATTCTCGCCCATTTTCTTCGCAACCTTGCAATGATCATGGCCGGTTTCATCTCCCTCTACCTCTTGATCGACTTTTTTGAAAAAATCGATGATTTTATGGAAAAGGGAAAATCCTTTGCTCTGGTGGCCAAGTTTTTTGCAGCGAATATCCCCTTTATCATCGATCTGATGAGCCCGGTCTGCATTCTCCTTGCCGGCGTGGTCACCCTGGGCGTGCTCAATCACAGCAATGAGCTGATTGCCCTCAAATCCTGCGGCATCCCGCTCAAAAAGATCACCCTGCCGATCATCGCCGCGGCCATGGCCTGCATTCTCCTCTTTCTCGGCATGGTGCAGGCGGTGCTCCCCAAAACCGTGGCCCTGACCAATGAAATCTGGAACAAGGAGGTGAGGGGCAAGGTGTCACTGGGCATCTACCGCCACGGCCGTTATTACTATCGGGGCGTACAGGGATTTTACTCCTTTGCCCGGCCCAATGCCCAGGT
Coding sequences within it:
- a CDS encoding sugar phosphate nucleotidyltransferase, which gives rise to MYRPSTLAMILAGGRVDELGVLTHYRPKSAVPFGGLARVIDFPLSNLLHSGIERIAILSQYRSYSLINHIGTGAAWDMIGRNRGISILPPFKDYDNPHWYRGSADAVYQNLDFIQYYGASVIMILSGDHIYQMDYRKMIRFHNEHDADLTAAFIQVEPQSASRFGVAEIGNDFEDGGPLLSYEEKPAEPKDRWASLTVFCFRPSVLFEMLKRNQKGESYEFGRDIIPMMMREKCRVYGYKFRGYWGYTRTIDEYWQTSMDLLGPEPKIDLEAWGIRTNLHHRNIADRQPIKIGSQGSLENSMAYNGCIIEGKVRNSILFPGVHVMAGAEVNDSIVFFDNIIHEGVQLNRVVSDVNTVYNKQVRVGRPQCEADSRVSVIGWNNSLPKGFEVGCGCRVNPRIATDQWPTSNRLADGEEL
- a CDS encoding lysozyme, with translation MKIPRVLLSLIRKFEGLRLRAYYCPAGVLTCGYGSTGPDITKSTVWTKETAEARMRDDAEKFVVATRRLCPGLLACPGADDQNIGAIADFAYNLGATRLAGSTLRRKINAGDFEGARIELKKWVRGGGKILPGLVLRRTAEATLLRSEA
- a CDS encoding sugar phosphate nucleotidyltransferase, which produces MRESGDALVLLLAGGIGSRLNLLVGRRAKPAVPFGGIYRIIDFSLSNVMNSGLTRVGVLTQYKPLSLMAHIGDGSAWDFTGRTRGVKILPPRTGEKDSDWYKGTADAIRQNIDFILANPSEQVVVLSGDHIYRMDFDAMLSYHQHKRADITIGMMVVPKSEIHQFGAGIIDNENRIVDWEEKPKVPRTNLASMGIYVFDTSYLLRTLERDRKEADFGMDIIPRAINEDRVYAYPFYGYWRDVGTIQSYWETNMDIIRENSGISPEEWEIHPNPEYGGRPMDRAPARFVGGSQVSSALVSAGCVIEGTVINSVLSPGVWVKKGAVVSNSVIFEDCVLEEDAKVDLAILDKRVLVGKGAVVGQGDNLTEVNKAYPKHLYTGISLVGKEARIPAGVSVGRNCIVNYSYDKSDFNGKSFLADGESA
- a CDS encoding DHH family phosphoesterase, with protein sequence MQKRLEKIADNNITRSPSKNSAIARLNGFWAIFERSDTVLIVINADPDAIASALALKRLLSYRVHSVTIGYPNEIRRLNNLTMVDRLKIPIERLHTLPVKEYSKKILVDSQPNHLACFEKLSFNAVIDHHPVTTGWDADFIDIRPEYGAVSSMMVEYLRAAGIKPSVALATALFYGVKVDTQNFQKQNMQAADGTCFRYLFNIANLNLVRKFELTELRRSELRYFRIALNEVKASKGRAYVHIGKVGTPDILVIIADFFNRVESFDWVIVSGVHGEKLVVIFRCDGYRKNAGKLAKTTFGRFGPAGGHKEAARAECPLKNLPLREGQEFTTKTLIRLITQHIK
- a CDS encoding PEP-CTERM sorting domain-containing protein; the encoded protein is MKHLALIVVLGLYLCPLANASMICGDYYLSDGRKVDLSGLEWLSIAETRGLRYEQLSTYLSSGYRLATEQEVEALFTSIMGDGSGYMPLLGTGYDGFNASDFTGASWFINIFGVTECAWNYGVLYYTSFNYEASGGSMLGGTVMSNTFNEEYRNLFPNDLGLISLDENYQEGYPWKGWLLVKNTPVPEPRTVLLFGTGVACLAAVRWRRK
- a CDS encoding ISL3 family transposase, which translates into the protein MHVKTILNRIEKQPGFIYDTCKWRDSGPPALVITLRPQAGRKPICSKCGQRGPGYDTLRVRSFAFVPLWGIPVFFLYAPRRLQCPTCGVKVEKLPWVVGKSHLTISYAWFLATWCKRLSWKEVAEIFKTSWDTVFRSVEMAVNWGLAYRNIDGITAIGIDEICWRKRKDKFVTLVYQLDQGKRRLLWIGPDRTAKTFREFFDWLGTARSRQLRFICSDMWKPYLAVIAEKAAGAVNILDRFHIMSHMSKAIDEVRADEAKELKKKGKEPLLAKSRWCLLKRPENLTEKQVDRLKDLLACNLRTIRAYLLKEDFQRFWGYSSPAWAGKFLDAWCTRTMRSKIKPMKKVAKMLRAHRPLLLNWFRAKNTIALGCVEGFNNKAKVVTKRSYGFRTYDGLKIALYHGLGDLPIPQGAHRFC